GGAATACAACCTCGCGCTCGGCGAGCGCACCGCCGAAGAGATCAAGCTCCAGATCGGCTCCGCGCACCCCCTCGCCGAAGAGCTGTACGCCGAGATCAGGGGTCGAGACCTCATCAGCGGTCTGCCGAAGACCGTCGTGGTCAGCTCTCGCGAGATCGAAGAGGCCATGGCCGAGCCGGTGGCGGCGATCGTCGACGCGGTGAAGGTCACGCTCGACCAGACCCCGCCCGAGTTGGCCGCCGACATCATGGAGCAAGGCATCGTGCTCGCCGGTGGGGGAGCCCTGCTCAGGGGTCTGGATACACGCCTCCACGAAGAGACGGGTATGCCGATCATCATCGCCGAAGACCCGCTCAATGCGGTCGTTCGGGGCTCGGGTCAGTCGCTCGAGGAGTTCGAGACCCTGCGCGGTGTCTTGTTCTCCGCCTCGACTGACCGGTGACGTCTACCCTGAGTCGACGTGCTGCAGCAATCCCGTGAACCGCGTCGCCCGCGCAGCCGCACGCGGGTTCGGCTGTTGCTGCTGATCATCACCGCCTTGGCACTGATCACCCTCGACTACGGGGGCTCAGACGACAGTGCCGTGGGTACCGCACGAGATGGGGCGCTCGACGTGTTGGGCCCGATCCGCTCGGCTGTCGGCTGGGTGCTGTCGCCGTTCCAGAACGGGTGGCGGGGCATCACCGACTACGACGAACTCGAGGCCGAGAACGAACGCCTCCGGGCCCAGCTCGACGAGCTGCGCGGCGAAGACCTCGAGGTCGCCGAACTGCAGAGGCGTCTTCGTGCCTACGAACAGTTGCTCGACGTCCGCGACACCGAGTCGACCGCGGGTCGGGTGCTGGCTCGCGTCATCGATGCTCCGCTGTCCAACTTCGAACGCACCATAGAGATCGACGTCGGCAGCTCCGATGGGGTCGAGGTCGGAATGCCCGTCGAAGCCGGCTCGGGCTTGGTGGGCCGGGTGGTGCAGGTGGGCAACTCGCGGTCGCGCGTCGAGCTGCTGACCGACCCGGCCTTTGGTGCCGGCGTGCGTCTGGTGCGTTCTGGCGACGCCGGCGTAATCGAGGGCAACGGCCTCGGTGAGCTGCTGACCACCAAGTTCATCGACATAGAGACCGTGGTGATTCCCGGCGAAACGGTGGTTACGTCGGGCCTCGAGGGGTCGGCATTTCCGGCGGGCATCGTGGTGGGAACCGTGGTGGCCTCGCGGGCCGACCCAGTGACCGGCAGCCAGGAGGTCGACGTGGCACCCGCCGCCGACCTCGAGCGCCTCGACCTGGTGCAAGTGGTGCTGTACATACCGCCCGAGATAGACAACCGCGGCAACCCGCCCACCACCACCAGCACCTCGACGACCGTGGTGGTGACGATTCCTCGCAGCACCACCACTCAGGCCACAACTACCACCGCGGCACAACAGACGACCACCACGGCAACGACGACCACGACCACCACCATCGCCGAGTCGACCACCACCACGGCGACCACCACCCCTGCCAACACCGACCAGACGACCTCGTCGACCACCGCGGCCGACACCACATCGACAACCGCCCAACCCGCGTCGTCATCCACCACGGCTGCGGGCGCCACCAGCTCGACCGAGGGCTGAGCCGATGCTGGCAGGCTCGCGCCTGAGGCTGGCGCTGGTGCTGTTCGGCGGGCTGGTGCTGCAGACGGCGGTTGTGCCGCACTTCGCCGTCGCCGGCCGCATAGTCGACGTGATGCTGTTGCTGGCGGTGTGCGCCGGGATGCTGGCCGGCCCCGAGCGCGGTGCCACGGTGGGCTTCTTTGCCGGTGTAGGCACCGACCTGATCGTTCAGACCCCGTTTGGCATGTGGGCGCTGGCCGCCACGCTGACCGGCTATGGCGTCGGGGTGGTCTATGGCGGGTTCGTCGCTGGCGGCCGGCTGGTGCGCTGGGTCACCATCGCCGGGTCGCTGGCCATCGGCACCATCACCTTCGTGCTGATAGGTCGTCTGATCGGGCAAGAATTCCTGGGCGATGTCGCTTTGGTGCCCGTAGTGGCTACGGTTTCGCTGGGCGGAACCCTCCTGTCGCCGTGGGCCATGCGGGCCATGGCGTGGGGGCTGAACATGGACCGGCTCCCGTGGGACAGCGGGCGTCGCTGATAGCGCCGCCTCATGGCGGGGCGGCTGACGAACTGCGATGAACGACGAACCTACAAAGGCAGCGAATACGGGTCTTCGCCTGGCGTTCCTGGGCATCGTCGTAATAGGTCTGTTCTCGGCGCTGTTCGGTCGGATGTGGTTCTTGCAGGTGCTCGCCACCGAAGAGTTCCGCGTTCAGGCCGAGACCAACCAGGTCAGGCTGGTCACCGTGCCACCCACCCGAGGTCGCATCCTCGACCGCAACGGCGAGATCCTGGCCGACAACGTGTTCACCGGCGTGGTGAAGGTCGAGCCCAGCCAATACACCGACGATGATCGCGACTTCGTGGTAGCCGAGCTCGAGAAACTGACAGGAGTGCCGGCGACCGAGATCGTGGCCCGCATCGAAGACACATCCGAGGGGTTCTTTGCACCCAGGATCGTCGCCACGGGCATGAGCGAAGACATCCTCGAGATCATCACCGAACGGGCCCTGCCCGGCGTCACCGCCGACTGGGAAGCCGTTCGTGTCTACCCACAAAAGAGCATCGCGGCCCACGTGATCGGCTATGTCGGCGCCCAGCCAGACGGTTGGCTCGACGACCATGCTGACGAGCGCTATCTGCACAGCGACCGGGTTGGCAGGGCCGGCATCGAGCTGATCTACGAGGAGATTCTGCGCGGCACCGCCGGGGTGCGAAAGATCGAGGTCGACCGCCAGAACAACGTCGTGCGCGAGTTCGGTGAAGACCCGCCCGTCGACGGCGAAGACGTCGTGCTGACCATCGACATGGATCTGCAGCGAGCTGTCGAGTACTACCTAGACCAGGGCCTCAAAGAGGCCCAGGGCCGCAGCTCGGCCGACGATTCGCGCTACAACTACCCGGCCTATGCGGGCGCGGCCGTTGTGCTCGATGTGCGCAACGGCGATGTGTTGGCCATGGCTTCGTACCCAACCTATGACCCCAACTGGTTGGTTGGTGGTATCACCGATTCGGTCTACCGGGCGACGTTCAACGACCCGTTCATTCCCGGCCGGCTCAACAACCGCGCGATCCAAGGCCTGTATGCGCCCGGCTCGGTGTTCAAGCTGATCACCGCAATAGCGGCTACCAAGGTCGGTGCCATCAGCTCGCGCGACCTGTTCGTCGACACTGGCACATACACGGTTCCCGTTCCCGGCGGCAGCACCCACCAGAACGCGGGTGGTGCCAGCTATGGCCCGCTCGACCTGTCGCAGGCCATGACGGTGTCTTCTGACACCTACTTCTACTCGGCGGCCTACGAGACCTATGCGCTGGGCGGCGACGAGCGATGGATCATCCAGGATGTAGCGCGCGACTTCGGGTTCGGCAGCCCGACGGGTGTGCAGTTGCCTTTCGAACGCGGCGGTCGAGTACCCGATGCCGACATCAAACGAGCCCTCTTCGAGTCGGCTCCCGAGGTCTACCTGGCCGAAGACAACGCTGTCATCTGGGTGCCTGGCGACACCATCAACATGGCGATCGGTCAGGGCTTCTTGTCCGTCACGCCACTGCAGCTGGCCAATGCTTACGCGGCATTCGCCAACGGGGGCACGCTGTTTCAGCCCAACATCGTCGACAAGACGCTGTCGCGCGACCCGCTCACCGACGGCGAGGTGGTTCGCGAGTTCGACCCCAGGGTGTTCCACGAAGTCGACACCGTGGGGGCGCCGGTAGACATCATCCGCGAGGGTCTCGAAGGGGTCACCAGGGCCCGCAACACCATCTTCGGATACACCGAGGGCACAGCCTTCCGGGCCTTCTACGACGCGGGTTGGGACAGCCGGGCCTGGCCGGTCACGGGCAAGACGGGCACCGCCGAGAACGACGGAATCAACAAGACACTGGGCCGATCCAAGGAGGACACGGCGGTGTTCGTCGGCTACGGACCCAGCAACGACCCCCGCTATGCGGTGGTGGTGCTGATGGAGGAGGCCGGCTTCGGTGGCACCGCGGCCGCACCGGTCGCCGTCAACATCTTCGACGCCCTGCGACGCCTGGAACAGGACTGGGACGCACCCGAGGACCTTCCCCTGGAAACGGCCACACCGGCAGGCCCGCAGTGCGACGACATTCCCATCACCGTGCTGCGCGACCCCAGCATCGAGCTGAGGGTGCCAGAGGGGTGCCCATACGGCATCCCCACGCCGGTCGTGGGGGCGACTGAGCCCGAGGAAGGTGCGGCCCCGGCGCCTACTGGCGAAGCCGACGGTGCCGCGTCTGCGGCGCTGTCGGGCATCGTGCCGGTGGCCGGGCTGTTGGCGGCTTCGCGGAGGAGGCACCGTTGATCACCTCGCTTCCCGTCAGGCGCGACCTGCGCTCGCCCATTCGTTACGTCGACTGGTTGTTGCCCCTACTGTCGGTGGCCATCTCGGTGTTCGGCGTGTTCATGAACTACAGCGCAACCTGGCGCCTTCAGCAATTCAACGGAGACGACCCGTACCTGTACGCCCGTCGCCAGGCGATCTTCGTTGTGGTCGGTGTCATCGCCATGTTCGCCATAACGGCCGTCGACTACAGGGTGCTTCGCGAGTTTGCGCCCCAGATCTACCTGCTGACCCTGGTGGTGCTGGTTGCGGTGCTGTTCATGGGCAAGGAGGTCAACGGGGCAAAGGCCTGGTTCCAGCTTCCGGGTGGCATCCAGATCCAGCCCTCGGAATTCGGCAAGATCGCCGTCATCGCCGCCCTTGCCGCGTTTGCATCCACCAAGGCTCAGCACTTCGATCTTCACGCACTGCTGAACTCGCTGCTGATCATCGGTGTGCCCATGTCGTTGGTGTTCCTCGAGAACGACCTCGGAACGATGCTGGTGTACGTGTCGATCATGATGGGTGTGCTCTTTGTTGCGGGCACCCGCGTCCGCCACATCGTGGTCATGACGTTGCTAGGTGTGTTGGCGGCCACCGTGCTGTTCCAGTTCGACGATCTCACCGGAATCGAGCTGATCGGCCCGGCCCAGGAACAGCGACTCACCGCCTTCCTCGACCAGGAGAGCGACCTCGACGTCGCCAACTACAACCTCCAGCAGTCGCAGATCGCCATCGGTTCGGGCGGTTTGACCGGACGCGGATATCTGAACGGCATACAGACCAACCTCGATCTGGTGCCTGCCCAGGAAACCGACTTCATCTTCACTGCGGCGGGCGAGGAGTTGGGCTTCCTGTTCGGTTCGCTACCCCTTCTGGCCGCCTACCTGCTGCTGGTGTGGCGCATCCTGCGGGCGGCACAGTTGTCGGCCGACATGTTCGGAACCCTGCTGTGCGTGGGGGTCATGTCGATGCTGTTGTTCCAGGTGTTCCAGAACCTGGGGATGACGATGGGCATCATGCCCATCACCGGTATTCCATTGCCATTCATGAGCCATGGTGGGTCTTCGGTCATCACAGCGTTCATCGGCGTGGGTCTGGTCATCAACGTCAGGGCGCGCCGTTTCGCGGGCTGAACACCAAGCGCTGCGGTTGGCAGTGCCTAAAAAAGCGTTCAGTGCGGTTACCATGACGAAATCATGTCGTCATTGTGGCCGCGTCTCGAACCGTTGTTGATGCGCGTGCAGAAGCCTGCGCGCTACATCGGCTCCGAGGGCTTCATGACCGTGCCCCGCCATGCTCCCGGCAAGGTGTCCTGGCTGGTCGTCTACCCCGACACCTACGAGATCGGGCTGCCCAACCAGGGCATCCAGATCTTGGCCGAGATACTGAACGAACGCGACGACGCGGTCGCCGAGCGTTCGTACACGCCGTGGCCAGACATGGCCGCCGAACTCAGGGCTGCCAACATTCCGCTGTTCTCGCTCGAGACCCACCGCGCGGCCGGCGAGTTCGACGTCATCGGATTCAACCTCGCGGCCGAACTGGTCTACACCAACGTTCTCGAGACCCTCGATCTGGCCGGTGTGCCGATCCGCGCCGCGGCCCGAGCAGACGATGACCCCATCGTCGTCATCGGGGGCCACGCGGCGTTCAACCCCGAGCCCATGGCCGACTTCGTCGACGTGGTTGCACTGGGCGACGGCGAGGAGTTGGTTGGCGACATCACCGAGGTGGTTCGCCAGTGGAAGGCCGCCGGCAAGCCGCAGGGGTCGCGTCGGCAGTTGCTGCGCGAATTAGCTCAGATACAGGGCTGTTACATCCCGTCTCTGTACGACGTCACCTATGACGGCCACGACATCGTCGCCATCGAACCCAACGCTCCAGAAGCCCCCGAGCTGGTCCAGAAGCGCACCGTCGCCGACCTGGCCGATTGGCCCTATCCCAAGACGCCACTGGTTCCCCTGACCGAGGTCGTCCACGACCGCCTCAACGTCGAGATCTTCCGCGGGTGCACCAGGGGCTGTCGCTTCTGCCAGGCGGGCATGATCACCCGCCCGGTGCGCGAGCGGCCGGCCGACCAGGTTCGCACCATGGTGACCCAAGGCCTGTCTCGCACCGGCTACGACGAGGTCGCGCTGACATCTCTCAGCACCGCAGACTTCTCGGGCATCGAAGAGGTCGTCGACGCCATCGTCTCTGACCCCACCAGCTGCGGCCAGACCTCGATCTCGCTGCCCAGCCTCAGGGTCGACGCGTTCACCGTGGGCCTGGCGGCCCAGGTGTCCAACGCCAGACGCTCGGGCCTGACCTTCGCCCCCGAGGCCGGCACCTGGCGTATGCGCCAGATAATCAACAAACTGGTTCTCGACGAAGACCTCTACGGCGCTGTCGAGTCGGCATACAGCCAGGGTTGGCAGCGCATGAAGCTGTACTTCCTGACCGGCCTGCCCTCCGAGATGGACGAAGACACCCTGGGCATCTACGACCTGGCCGCCAACTGTGTAGAGCTTGGCCGCCAATACACCAACCGCGCTTCGGTGACGGTTTCGCTCGGCGGGTTCGTCCCCAAGGCCCACACGCCCTTCCAGTGGTTCGGGCAGAACTCGGTCGACGAGATGAGGCGCAAGATCGGCCTGCTGCGCGACGCCAGCCGCCGCAACGGCCGGGTCAACCTCAAGTGGCACGACGCCAAGGCATCGATGATCGAGGGCCTGGCGAGCCGCGGCGATCGCCGTCTGGGCGCGGTCATCGAGCGGGTTTGGCGCAACGGTGGCGTGTTCCAGGAGTGGGGCGAGTACTTCGACTACGACCTGTGGGTCGACAGCTGCGAGGCCGAGGGGGTATCGCTCGACCACGTCGTAACCCGGCATCGCCACGAAGACGAGATCTTGCCGTGGGAGCACATCCACGCCGGTCTGCACAAAGACTTCCTGTGGCAAGACTGGCAAGACGACCTGGCCGGCCACGGAATCCCCGACTGTAGGTGGACTCCCTGCTACGACTGTGGTGCATGCACCGAGTACGGAGTCGAACACGTCGTCGCTTCGCCGGTGCCGCCCGCCGGGGGCAGTCAGGGCACAGGCCAAGACCTTCCCGAGACCGGCTGGGTGCCGGTCAGCTTGTCGCGTGCCGAGGTTCGCACGTGACCACCAACAATTCGATTCTGCGTATCCGTTACTCGAAGCTGGGCAAGGTGCGATACACGAGCCATCGTGACACCGCCCGAATCTGGGAACGAACGCTTCGAAAGGTGGGGATGCCGGTCGCGTACAGCGAAGGCTTCTCCCCACGACCCAAGCTGGGCTTTGGCCTGGCGCTTCCTACCGGCTACGAATCCGCCGGTGAATACCTGGACATCACCGTCGCTGCGCCCGATGAACTCGATGGCGCCCTCGTCGGTGTGGGGTTGGCCGATGGCCGACGTTTCGACATCGAGTCGCTGTCCCAGTTGCTCTCGCAGGCACTGCCCGATGGGATCGACGTCCAGGCCGTTGAGGTGCTCGAGAACCGTGGCGAATCACTCCAGGAGCAGATCGTCATGTGCGGGTGGGAGTTCGAGATCTCCGATCTCGAACCCGAAGACGCCCGCGCCGCGGTGACCAGAGTCCTCGAATCGGTGTCGTTGCAGACGACACGAGAACACAAGGGTGCCGAACGCACCGAAGACATCAGGCCGTCAATTCACCGCCTGGAGGTCATCGGTCCGAGCGATTGGGGCACGTGGTTGCAGGCCGACTTGTCGGCCAAGCCACGTGTCGTTCGCCCCTCCGAACTCGTTCCGGTCCTGGCGCCGGGTTGCGAGCTGACGAGGGCCAAGCGCACCCACCAATGGAAAGAGCAGGCAGGTTCGCACCTGGAGCCACTGGCTCCGGTAGCGCCGCTCGCTCCGCACGCCATGGTGCGTGCGTCATGAGAAGGGAAACCAGGAGTGA
This genomic stretch from Acidimicrobiales bacterium harbors:
- the mrdA gene encoding penicillin-binding protein 2, which translates into the protein MNDEPTKAANTGLRLAFLGIVVIGLFSALFGRMWFLQVLATEEFRVQAETNQVRLVTVPPTRGRILDRNGEILADNVFTGVVKVEPSQYTDDDRDFVVAELEKLTGVPATEIVARIEDTSEGFFAPRIVATGMSEDILEIITERALPGVTADWEAVRVYPQKSIAAHVIGYVGAQPDGWLDDHADERYLHSDRVGRAGIELIYEEILRGTAGVRKIEVDRQNNVVREFGEDPPVDGEDVVLTIDMDLQRAVEYYLDQGLKEAQGRSSADDSRYNYPAYAGAAVVLDVRNGDVLAMASYPTYDPNWLVGGITDSVYRATFNDPFIPGRLNNRAIQGLYAPGSVFKLITAIAATKVGAISSRDLFVDTGTYTVPVPGGSTHQNAGGASYGPLDLSQAMTVSSDTYFYSAAYETYALGGDERWIIQDVARDFGFGSPTGVQLPFERGGRVPDADIKRALFESAPEVYLAEDNAVIWVPGDTINMAIGQGFLSVTPLQLANAYAAFANGGTLFQPNIVDKTLSRDPLTDGEVVREFDPRVFHEVDTVGAPVDIIREGLEGVTRARNTIFGYTEGTAFRAFYDAGWDSRAWPVTGKTGTAENDGINKTLGRSKEDTAVFVGYGPSNDPRYAVVVLMEEAGFGGTAAAPVAVNIFDALRRLEQDWDAPEDLPLETATPAGPQCDDIPITVLRDPSIELRVPEGCPYGIPTPVVGATEPEEGAAPAPTGEADGAASAALSGIVPVAGLLAASRRRHR
- a CDS encoding TIGR03960 family B12-binding radical SAM protein — encoded protein: MSSLWPRLEPLLMRVQKPARYIGSEGFMTVPRHAPGKVSWLVVYPDTYEIGLPNQGIQILAEILNERDDAVAERSYTPWPDMAAELRAANIPLFSLETHRAAGEFDVIGFNLAAELVYTNVLETLDLAGVPIRAAARADDDPIVVIGGHAAFNPEPMADFVDVVALGDGEELVGDITEVVRQWKAAGKPQGSRRQLLRELAQIQGCYIPSLYDVTYDGHDIVAIEPNAPEAPELVQKRTVADLADWPYPKTPLVPLTEVVHDRLNVEIFRGCTRGCRFCQAGMITRPVRERPADQVRTMVTQGLSRTGYDEVALTSLSTADFSGIEEVVDAIVSDPTSCGQTSISLPSLRVDAFTVGLAAQVSNARRSGLTFAPEAGTWRMRQIINKLVLDEDLYGAVESAYSQGWQRMKLYFLTGLPSEMDEDTLGIYDLAANCVELGRQYTNRASVTVSLGGFVPKAHTPFQWFGQNSVDEMRRKIGLLRDASRRNGRVNLKWHDAKASMIEGLASRGDRRLGAVIERVWRNGGVFQEWGEYFDYDLWVDSCEAEGVSLDHVVTRHRHEDEILPWEHIHAGLHKDFLWQDWQDDLAGHGIPDCRWTPCYDCGACTEYGVEHVVASPVPPAGGSQGTGQDLPETGWVPVSLSRAEVRT
- the rodA gene encoding rod shape-determining protein RodA, producing the protein MITSLPVRRDLRSPIRYVDWLLPLLSVAISVFGVFMNYSATWRLQQFNGDDPYLYARRQAIFVVVGVIAMFAITAVDYRVLREFAPQIYLLTLVVLVAVLFMGKEVNGAKAWFQLPGGIQIQPSEFGKIAVIAALAAFASTKAQHFDLHALLNSLLIIGVPMSLVFLENDLGTMLVYVSIMMGVLFVAGTRVRHIVVMTLLGVLAATVLFQFDDLTGIELIGPAQEQRLTAFLDQESDLDVANYNLQQSQIAIGSGGLTGRGYLNGIQTNLDLVPAQETDFIFTAAGEELGFLFGSLPLLAAYLLLVWRILRAAQLSADMFGTLLCVGVMSMLLFQVFQNLGMTMGIMPITGIPLPFMSHGGSSVITAFIGVGLVINVRARRFAG
- the mreC gene encoding rod shape-determining protein MreC; its protein translation is MLQQSREPRRPRSRTRVRLLLLIITALALITLDYGGSDDSAVGTARDGALDVLGPIRSAVGWVLSPFQNGWRGITDYDELEAENERLRAQLDELRGEDLEVAELQRRLRAYEQLLDVRDTESTAGRVLARVIDAPLSNFERTIEIDVGSSDGVEVGMPVEAGSGLVGRVVQVGNSRSRVELLTDPAFGAGVRLVRSGDAGVIEGNGLGELLTTKFIDIETVVIPGETVVTSGLEGSAFPAGIVVGTVVASRADPVTGSQEVDVAPAADLERLDLVQVVLYIPPEIDNRGNPPTTTSTSTTVVVTIPRSTTTQATTTTAAQQTTTTATTTTTTTIAESTTTTATTTPANTDQTTSSTTAADTTSTTAQPASSSTTAAGATSSTEG
- a CDS encoding TIGR03936 family radical SAM-associated protein codes for the protein MTTNNSILRIRYSKLGKVRYTSHRDTARIWERTLRKVGMPVAYSEGFSPRPKLGFGLALPTGYESAGEYLDITVAAPDELDGALVGVGLADGRRFDIESLSQLLSQALPDGIDVQAVEVLENRGESLQEQIVMCGWEFEISDLEPEDARAAVTRVLESVSLQTTREHKGAERTEDIRPSIHRLEVIGPSDWGTWLQADLSAKPRVVRPSELVPVLAPGCELTRAKRTHQWKEQAGSHLEPLAPVAPLAPHAMVRAS
- the mreD gene encoding rod shape-determining protein MreD, yielding MLAGSRLRLALVLFGGLVLQTAVVPHFAVAGRIVDVMLLLAVCAGMLAGPERGATVGFFAGVGTDLIVQTPFGMWALAATLTGYGVGVVYGGFVAGGRLVRWVTIAGSLAIGTITFVLIGRLIGQEFLGDVALVPVVATVSLGGTLLSPWAMRAMAWGLNMDRLPWDSGRR